From Deltaproteobacteria bacterium:
CCTCGGCGACGGCGGCCTCGACGTCGATCATGGGGACGGCGCCGATGCCGACCAGGCGCTCCGGGGACGCGGCGCAGTAGTCCCGCAGCCAGTCGTTGTAGGCGCGGCAGAGGCCGCCGGCGATCCCGGGCGGCGCGTTGCCGATCGAGAGACCGATCGTCGGGTAGAGGACGGCGACGTCGATTCCCTCCGTGTCCATGTCCTTCAGGCGCGCGGCGCCGTCGAAGGCGCCGGCCGGTGCGTCGTCGTAGCCGATCTTCCCGGTGAGCACGTCGTCGGCGCGCCGGCCGACCGAGCCCGCGAGGCCCATGAGCCGGCCAACCGTCCCCGAGATCGGGTGCGGCCGCGTCGCCTGCGGGCTGTGCTCGGCGGGGAGGACGCGCCCGCCGATGACCTCGTCGGGGACGAGGATCAGCTCGGCGAGCTTCGGGTCGAGGTAGCGCTGCCACATGCCGCGCGGCTCGAGGACGTGGCCGTCCGCGTCGATCACCGTGCCGTTCGCGTCTCCTGCCATCGTGGAGCCTCCTTCCGGCGGCGCCGCATCCCGGCGCGCCGTCGCGCCGTCGCCTGCACGTCGACCGCGAGGTCGACGCCCTCGAGCGAGCCGGTCAGCACGACGCCGTAGTCCTCGCGCGCGCTGCGCGGCGAGACGTACTCGTCGAGGACGTCGTCGAGCACCCGCGCCGGATCGCGGTCGAGCGGGTCGCCCCAGCCCCCGCCGCCGCCGTAGTGGTAGGCGATCGCCTCGCCCGCCTCGTGCCGCACGAGGCGGGTCGTGTTCCCCGCCTCCTCCCGCGCGCCGCCGACTTTCAGCTCGAGCCGGTTCGGCGCGCCCGGCTTGCCGCCTGCGATGCCCGGCATCGGGTATTTGCGGCCGACGACGTAGGTGTAGACGGTGGCCGGCGCGGTCAGCTGCTTCCGGTAGAGCGTCCCGAGCCCCCCGCGGAACTCGCCCGCCCCGCCGCTGTCCGTCTCGTAGTCGCGCGCGAGCTGGCGCTGCGGGAAGATGCTCTCGTTGATCTCGGCCGTGGCGCGGATCAGGTTCCCGAAGCTCACGTTCATCGAGCCCCAGCCATCCCGGCCCCGGACGGCGTTGCAGTGGGCGGCGATCGTGTCGGCGGAGTTGTCGATGAAGAGGCGGCCGGTGCGCGGATCGGTGCCGAAGATCACGGTCGGCATGCCGATCTTGTAGATCTGCGGGCAGCAGCGGTCGGGGATGACCGGCTCGAGCGCCTTGGCGATCGCCTCGCCGACCTCCGTGCCCGGGTGATGTGTCCCCGCGGCCACCGAGCGCCCAGGCGGCGGGTTGAGACAGCAGCCCTCAGGCACCACCAGCTCGATCGAGCGGAAGAAGCCCTCGTTCTTGGGAATCGTGGGGTCCATCATCGAGGCGAGCTGCGCCACGACGTAGCCGCGCGTGTTGCCGAAGGACGAGTAGGCCTGGATCTCGGGGCGCGCGTCGGAGCCGGTGAAGTCGATCTTCAAGCGGTCGCCGGCGACCGTTACCGTGCAGCGAAGGTGGATGTCCGGGTTCCCCTTCGGATCGTGGTCGACGTAGACGTCCGACGCGTAGACCCCGTCGGGCCAGCGGCGGACCTCCTCGCGGAAGCGGCGGGCCGCGAGCTCGATCATCTCCTCGACCGCACGCCGGACGGTGGCCGTCCCATGGCGCGCGAGCACCTTCTTCAAGCGCCTGACGCCGAGCTGCGCCGCGCCCACCTGCGCGCGGAGGTCGCCGAGGAAGGTGGGCGTGCGGTTGTTCACCCGCATGAAGTAGGTGAGGTCCCGCCGCTCGACCCCGCGCTCGTAGAGCTTGAGCGCCGGGAAGCGCACACCCTCCGCCCAGATGTCGGGCGCGTCGGCGTTGTAGCCGCCCGGCATGCCGCCGCCGGTGTCCGCGTGGTGGCACTGGATGGAGGCGATCAGCACCAGCTCGCCGCGGTGGAAGACGGGCGCAAAGACGTTGTAGTCGGGGAGGTGGCCGCCCCCGTGGTAGGGGTCGTTGGCGACCAGCACGTCGCCGTCGTAGAGGCCGTCTCGCCCGAAGAACTCGAGCGCGAAGCGGACGGGGAGGGTGGAGGAGAGCATGAACTGCGGGATGCCGACGCTGAGCGCCGCGAGCGCGCCCGAGCCATCCAGGACGGTCGCGTTGCGCTCGTTCGACTGGTTCAGGATCGGCGTCGTCGCGGTGAGACTCACGTGGGTCGCCATCTCGTAGGCGATCGTCTCCATGGCGCCGCGGATGATCTCGGCGGTGATGGGGTCGAGCCCACGGCGCCGGCGCGCCGCGCCGGGCGGGCTCGCGAGGTGTGCTCCCGGACGGCTCGCCATCGGCGTTCCGATAGCACGGGCGACCGTGGTATGCGCAAGGCATGCCGGACCCGCCGTGGATCGTGGACGCGTGGGTGAACCTCCTGCGGCCGGCCGGCGGCGCGGAGGGGGCGAGCATCTTCGGCCGCTACGGCCAGCTCCCCGCCCTGCGCGAGGGCACGAAGCCCGAGGCGCTGGTCGCGGAGATGGATGCCGCCGGCGTCCAGCTCGCCGGGCTCTGCGGCACCGACGCCGCGTGGGTGGCCGAGACCTGCGCTCGCTGGCCGGGCCGCTTCTTCGGCATGGTGAGCCCGGACCCGCGCGACATCATGGGGTGCCTGCGCACGATCGAGACCTGTGTGCGCGAGTACGGCTTCAAGGCGGTGAAGCTCGAGCCCTTCGTGTGGAGAAGGCCGCCCACCGACCGGATGTACTACCCGATCTACGCCAAGTGCGTGGAGCTGGACGTCACGTTCACGACGCAGATCGGCCACACCGGCCCCGACGTCTTCCCCTCCGAGGTCGGCCGCCCCCTCTACCTGGACGAGGTCGCGCTCGACTTCCCCGAGCTGCGCATCGTGGGCGGCCACATCGGCTGGCCGTGGACCGAGGAGGCGATCGCGGTCGCCTGGAAGCACCGGAACGTCTGGATCGACACCTCGGCGCACGTGCCCAAGCACTTCCCCCCGACCTTCGTCCACTTCATGCGGACCT
This genomic window contains:
- a CDS encoding hydantoinase B/oxoprolinase family protein, producing the protein MASRPGAHLASPPGAARRRRGLDPITAEIIRGAMETIAYEMATHVSLTATTPILNQSNERNATVLDGSGALAALSVGIPQFMLSSTLPVRFALEFFGRDGLYDGDVLVANDPYHGGGHLPDYNVFAPVFHRGELVLIASIQCHHADTGGGMPGGYNADAPDIWAEGVRFPALKLYERGVERRDLTYFMRVNNRTPTFLGDLRAQVGAAQLGVRRLKKVLARHGTATVRRAVEEMIELAARRFREEVRRWPDGVYASDVYVDHDPKGNPDIHLRCTVTVAGDRLKIDFTGSDARPEIQAYSSFGNTRGYVVAQLASMMDPTIPKNEGFFRSIELVVPEGCCLNPPPGRSVAAGTHHPGTEVGEAIAKALEPVIPDRCCPQIYKIGMPTVIFGTDPRTGRLFIDNSADTIAAHCNAVRGRDGWGSMNVSFGNLIRATAEINESIFPQRQLARDYETDSGGAGEFRGGLGTLYRKQLTAPATVYTYVVGRKYPMPGIAGGKPGAPNRLELKVGGAREEAGNTTRLVRHEAGEAIAYHYGGGGGWGDPLDRDPARVLDDVLDEYVSPRSAREDYGVVLTGSLEGVDLAVDVQATARRRAGMRRRRKEAPRWQETRTAR
- a CDS encoding amidohydrolase, with protein sequence MPDPPWIVDAWVNLLRPAGGAEGASIFGRYGQLPALREGTKPEALVAEMDAAGVQLAGLCGTDAAWVAETCARWPGRFFGMVSPDPRDIMGCLRTIETCVREYGFKAVKLEPFVWRRPPTDRMYYPIYAKCVELDVTFTTQIGHTGPDVFPSEVGRPLYLDEVALDFPELRIVGGHIGWPWTEEAIAVAWKHRNVWIDTSAHVPKHFPPTFVHFMRTFGQDKCLFASDWPLLPIARPLGELDEHCALGTAVRRKFLRANAVRAFRLEVAP